Proteins encoded in a region of the Terriglobia bacterium genome:
- a CDS encoding SpoIIE family protein phosphatase: protein MRHLFQFARTEPAPAVPLHAQAPELREAQLAAIYYGRRTGGDFYDFCRVSPIRVLFALLDVAGRLDENRGIIAAAQSTLRTTGAELLAQEEANEPDAMIEICLQLNKSILKAAGGTCPCPVFAGCYNENLGTVCYFNAGHTPGLVRDDVGIVELHATGLPLGLFSHCTPDASIVAITPGAALLVVSRGTIKAKWKEEEFGMEQVKDSLQRAKSQSAKEICSTVVEQVQVHMRKGPARGDVTVLALARPTSAKSLAAVS, encoded by the coding sequence ATGCGCCACCTCTTTCAATTCGCCAGGACGGAACCAGCGCCTGCCGTCCCTTTACACGCCCAGGCGCCTGAACTGCGCGAGGCCCAATTGGCGGCCATCTACTACGGTCGGCGCACCGGCGGCGACTTCTACGATTTTTGCCGTGTCAGCCCGATTCGCGTGCTGTTCGCTCTGCTGGACGTGGCCGGACGCCTGGATGAGAACCGCGGGATCATCGCCGCGGCGCAAAGCACTCTGCGCACCACGGGAGCAGAGTTGCTGGCCCAGGAAGAAGCCAACGAGCCCGACGCCATGATTGAAATCTGCCTGCAGCTGAACAAGAGCATCCTGAAAGCGGCGGGAGGCACCTGTCCCTGCCCGGTCTTTGCCGGCTGCTACAACGAAAATCTGGGAACGGTTTGTTACTTCAATGCCGGCCACACGCCCGGGTTGGTGCGCGACGACGTGGGAATCGTGGAGCTGCACGCCACGGGTCTTCCGCTGGGACTGTTTTCACACTGTACGCCGGATGCGTCCATTGTGGCCATTACGCCTGGTGCCGCCCTCCTGGTGGTTTCCCGCGGAACCATCAAAGCCAAGTGGAAAGAGGAAGAATTTGGCATGGAGCAGGTGAAGGACAGTCTGCAGCGAGCCAAGTCGCAAAGCGCGAAGGAAATCTGCTCGACCGTTGTCGAACAGGTCCAGGTACACATGCGCAAAGGCCCGGCGCGCGGTGATGTGACCGTCCTGGCCTTGGCCCGTCCGACGAGCGCGAAGTCGCTGGCTGCGGTGAGCTAA
- a CDS encoding phage terminase large subunit family protein, which yields MTRNWSPANRQKRAASDNLHHAHRCGKKGEAGGIRWTDNDPLTARLQCVSCLKLIEERFKTQMLAAGEWRATQKGDGGTIGFHLSSLYSPLGWRTWASCVDEFLKAKDNVELLKTKPRSGGC from the coding sequence TTGACCCGCAACTGGTCGCCGGCAAACCGGCAAAAAAGGGCGGCAAGTGATAACCTGCATCATGCCCACCGCTGCGGCAAAAAGGGCGAAGCCGGCGGAATCCGCTGGACCGACAATGATCCGCTCACCGCCCGGCTGCAATGCGTGAGCTGCCTTAAGTTGATCGAAGAGCGCTTCAAGACGCAGATGCTGGCCGCAGGCGAATGGCGCGCCACGCAAAAGGGCGACGGCGGCACCATCGGCTTCCATCTGAGTTCGCTTTACTCGCCTCTGGGCTGGCGCACGTGGGCGTCCTGCGTGGACGAATTTCTCAAAGCCAAAGACAACGTGGAGCTGCTCAAGACGAAGCCGAGGTCCGGCGGCTGCTGA